Below is a genomic region from Zerene cesonia ecotype Mississippi chromosome 6, Zerene_cesonia_1.1, whole genome shotgun sequence.
aaatagtagcatgcgaaTACTATATatgtgtttcgtgcggtgagtggggtAGCCAGAGGCTCATTcccttttcctcactcttTCTAGTCCTATTCTTCTTTTCTGTCgataatcctttccttatctcttgcctcttaaaagcgggtaacgCGTAGATAGAGGCACTTAcatctgcgaatgttcacgggcggtggtgatcgcttaccatcaggcgaaccaatAGCTCTCCAGAACCAATAACTCGAGTGCTCGCTGtgcaataaaaacagaaataaactatatcattcatcatcattatcatatcattttttttaagaattttgagCGAAAATTCGATTTTCTAAAGCTTCATAATAATGGgtgaatgtttgtttcaaGACAGGTCAATACAGAATTCCAGGGCGACGTTACACAtatacattactagctgcacccggtaaacgctgttctgccttactcttatcatttaggggtatcaaaaatagatgttggccgattctcatagataccggataagcacaaaaaatttcatcaaaatccgtcaagccgtttcggaggagtatggcaacgaaaactgtgacacgagaattttatatatataagatgtaaAATACAGCCCAGTTAAATAGCTCTTAAAGAATAGAGTGAGTACCTTAGATTAACCCTTTATCATactattaatttcttattatgtataatataaatatgccttaaaataaataagaaaacttcAAATAAGTAACAGacttttaaattgtgtttgatGTATCATGATATTAACTTGCTGCTTTAATCAATTTAGTTTTCAGCTTGCATTAGATTGTTCCTTTATCTTGAAAGTCGTTCGTCATCATTTATTTCCTTGGATtctataaatctttaaattgcATAACATCCGATGGGTTCGTAGCTGGTAAATCTGTCAAAGTAAACATCTTTTCTTAGCGactgacatttaaaataatgatgcagggagttatttatttcttactagctgcgccccgcggtttcacacgcgttagtccgtatcccgtaggaatatcgggataaaaagttgcctatatgttattccagttgtccagctgtctacgtaccaaatttcattgcaatcgcttcagtagtttttgcgtgaaagagcaacaaacacactcacacatccttacaaactttcgcatttataatatagtagaaagtaggattagtaagattagtaggaagtaggattgtCTCAGAATTCAGCCCACTACCACCTGTCGATGGAACAAGAATGTCTAAGTCAAGTATAATGTGCCATTATCGTTGGTGgtacacaatttttaaaatagtttaagtaCCATAccaaaatataagaatacaaGACGTATATTAAAGTGTTTACTCACAATAAGTTCCTGCCTTCAAAAAAGTTAGTGCCTTCAAAACTCCAGCAGTCGCACCGATTACACCAATGCTAACTCCTCCAATGATACCAGCTATTAAGGGTACATTCGATGGTTCATCTTTGGGGATTCTGTACACAATACTGGCCGTTTCGTTCTTGTCATCGGGACCAGGGAGGTCGGATGCTATGGTGATGAACAGTTCCTCACAGGCACCAGTAATTGATGATATATCGATGTTTAATGTATCGttactgtaaaataaattattgaaagaaaCTGTAGATTATGAAAGACATGCAATACAtatctgtttaattttaatcattatatctAGGTTGTTTTCGACCGTCTTCATAAAAAAGAGattcaattcgactgtattttttgtgtttgttacctcacaGCTAGGTGAAtccatttttatgattctttctttatttgaaaacttatCGTTCCCGTGACATTtccgagatttttttttttcccaaAATTTCCCCACAGTTAAACGTAGTCATGTCACTCTCTAGCATCCACACAGACAAAAAAACATACCATAAAATCgttgcaaacaaacaaacactttcgcatttataatatcagtatctATTATTATGTTCTTTTATCCAGAGCTTGAACCCAGTACCGTTTGACCATTTACAATAACATCTGTAGTAAGGGCGCGGTCAGATGTTCCACATTGATTTAACTCTACAAATCTGTGTGTGACATATGTGTAAAGTGTGTATAAATCATGTTCACGCAAAAAGGCTGAACCAATTTTGGTAAAGTTTGCTTTTTTTGacaataacattgaaatattctGTAATAGGAGGTTTGAAGCGTGTCTAATTCCCATTTCACAGTATTTAAAGAgtaatttttgcattttataacaatgcaaataaataattattatcgttaTAAGTGATAACATATACTTACAGCGATACCGTTGTGCTGTCTGTTATATATTCCTccagttttattgtaaaaacttCGCATGGATCGGTGATACTAAAATGGACGGATGATAATACCtgaaatattaagattttgatTAGTGTAATGATCTCACGAGAGGTATACGGGAATGGATATCGGGCGAAATTTCGTGACATatgacgttaaaaaaaaaacagcgaaataaattggttttttaatttatctgcacatgtggataacattactactgcttaaaacgatgaaggataacattgtgaggaaaccggcatgtccaagaattaaaatttcgacgacatgtgacgtCTGCCAacacgcacttggccagcgtggttggccattatggcctgaaccctaataagaggcctgtatcccagcGGGGATACAAGACtgtgtgggaacatatatgggctgatgatgatgaaataaaaaaaaactgatctCAACTCAGATGTTTTCTGTCACTGATTGGCATAAGCTATATTTAtagcacgggcgaagccagggcgaaaagctagtgctttataaccgtgaatattaatacataccatgaaaaaaacacaatagttATATGCTAACATCATGAATAACTTCTGGATGTGATCTGTACTACAGGTCTTTGACGACCTACTTCAGACACTAGTCTTTCACAGCGTTAATACTACTCAGTAGTTTAATGATTGTGAaggcaaataaagaatttttttatttattttatttatgtattttgaataCTATTCTATGAAACACATTACACGGCAAGTCGACActgtcataaataaatcaatgattAATAAGGGcatagtttatttgtttgcattTTCCCCATCCTTTGACGCAATATGAATAAACTCTATGCAGGAAGCTGATTGCTCATAATTAGGATTTGTAAACAAGGCTACCATATATATCCAATTTATCGTTGTTTCCCTccataattgaaaataaaacactctTGATTAATGGCGTTTGATTTTACTCTCAGCTAAGATAGTGTTAGATGTTTAAAAAGCGTTTTtgaatcttaatatataaggTGGGTTAGGGTGAGGactgaggacctcggacttaaaatcgataagtcagtGTTTTGAAACAAGGCGAATgtgcaacaaataaaataaatagatttttcaatttatctgcgcatgtggataacatcatcactgctcaaaacggttaAGGGGTACATAGAGAGAAAACCGACATgtccaaaaatcaaaagtttgacgacatgtgacatctgctaacATAAAGAAGGCCTTTGtcctagcagtgggaacatgtatgaactgatgatgatgatgatgatgatgatgatgatcaataaattattagctaCTAATAAGTAACTTAAAAGCAGTTACTATAGCAAATAGCCGACAAGAAGTAGTTAGAAGTAGTAGTAGTTAGTAGATTATGTAGTTGCTCTTAAtcactaattatatttaaaactagttgcgcccgcggtttcgcgtaagtccgtatcctgtaggaatatcgagatacaAAGTTAtgtacgttattccagttgttcagctatctacattccaaatttcactgaaatcggttcagttgcaatttttatacagATTTGCCAAGACATGAATTACATGCATCATAgcaaataatcatataaataattgaacacTTAGTACCTACTGAAAAATTACTTCggacttttataaatatagttttattagtaGCTATACCGATTACCtggtttgtatatttatagcgTTTTCGAATTGTAATTCAAATTACTAGTTTCAGACCTTGACTTCACTTGCGAAGTAGCCGGTAATGTTTGAAACAGTTAACGCTGTAGGTAGCGCCATCTAGTCTCCAAATAACTttgagtgtgggagtcgagcacgcttcgccaCGAATGaagtgttttataattagaaaaagtACCTTAACATataagaaacatattttaaatataaaaaaacttactagattagttacaaataaataaatatcattcattttataacgGGCATCGAACTCACCCAGAATTCAGCGTAAACCACTTCTCccataatttgtttaaatataactcttatcatttaaatatatggagcattatttttacaataatgtattctttaatatctaaaaaaagCTTTCGACGAATACTATCAAATCCTATGTACGGTTAATAGTAAATTTCCATAATCTATTgttaatcttatttttattaaatataaaggcGATACTTCCATAAACATTCAATGTACATACGACATGTTGTTATACAAATTAACATCCGTCTATCCGCATACAATATATGTCATTGATCTCGCTTCAACTTTCTGTTAACATAACaatagtttgtttgtccgTCTGTAGCAGTTAACATTTggtgtgttttttatatttccggGCCCTTGTCacattttaagtattaatggtgttattcttattaaattaggatgtttatttagtattttttattagttaatgatttattatcaaGGGGCATTTAAAATCGGAAAATTATCGTTACAGAGGGTGTGTtaatgtttcctctttatattaaattttgtggcTTTAACTGAATTTTTGATTGACGaaataagtttatatgaaaatttaaatatacaactaTACTTTATACCTAATTATCTTATCATTATAGAACCAAAGTGGCAGGCGAAAGCCACTTTCATGTCTCCATTTCATGAGTAATATATacgagtaataataatttgatagaaGCGCttaatttctttcaaaattcctTTTCTGAAGCTATAAACTACAATGACTTTCCtatttttaggttttatattttattttgcaagaTAAAGTTGGTTTTGTATTGTAGCTTTTGTTATAATCTATTGTCAgactaaattaatataccaCATAATTTTTGATTCATAATATAACTCAATATTGAAACCTTTGAAATGTCATATTGCCTGCAGCGCCATCTATTCTTACGTTAAGAAGACTTATAGTATGTAGTAagcatgttttattaatacaattattgcaaaaatttatataggaAAAGATCATATTGATATGATTAATAAACTGATGCGTTGCGGAATCaccttattatattcaatgagacttattaacattataaacagtAGGTAGGCACTCGggtataagtaataatttaaatatttttaaccgacttgaACGAAGGCGACAATTGGACTGTAACTTTTGTGTTTCTTAATTACTTTTACTGAGTGGAccgattattttattattatttttatttgaaagttggtgtctgtcatttggtcccattttaatttagtctagttctgacaatctAATGGTCCTGACTCTACCAGTTACACAGGACATTGGCGCAGTCCCTCTATTGGGTGAAGCCATTAACAAAGAGGAGAAGAAGACAATCTGAtggcggtttagttttttctttaaaaaatataaataaaatcttatcatGGACACTCATCTGGTACACGacgatatataataaatatatctacgtATTGTAATAACGAAATAATGGTTAAATAATTTGGTCGggcgatttttttattcaaattcatacTTCGAATCTCCGACCTGAGAGTCAACATGACACTAGGCATTCATCCAAGtgcattatttcatttataaatagtgaGTAACATCCTTCATtgttattcttaatattatcaatCGACTCACGCACctcacattttataaataggctGCCACATTAGCAAATGATATcataaagaaaaggaaataattattatcatactaCTTAATAATGATCTCGTTCTTTTGATGAAGATTTCTCTTCGGAGCAGTGATTTAGTATCGGTGAGGCCTGGTTTCCTTGGTACGATAATTAAGTTCAAAGTCGGAAACACAGAAGATTGGTGATCTAGttgtaaagaaagaaaacgaCCAGAGAAGCAAATGTacatatgtggtagtcgagcacgcttcggcacgaattgggaaagctcgcaccggggaagtaccacacccccacagaagaccggcgtgaaatagttttctactatgtttcgttcggtgagtgggggagccggaggcccatatccttttccttacccttcccagtcctttcctttattcctatcgccaatcctttcttaatcccttcccaaaaaatcggcaatccatttgtagagacgtaaggtctgcaatggaccttatgcatctccaaatgttcatgggcggtggtagcgcttaccatcaggcgtcccaccagctccattgccgacggtaacataaaaaaaaatctgcatATGTCGTACTCCATAAAAGACAATATCTGTATTGGACTTTCGGtcctttaatttcttttattttttttttattacgataatGTGATAAACGGGAAAAGTACGCGTCAAACTGGCGCACcgcaacattttttttccttttgagATGCGGATCCCTAAAACTATAAGAATCTACGTCTATATATCGTCTATGCCTAAGTTAAACTCACTgatcatttaataattgcgTCACAACTGGCCCAAATTTGAGGGTAAGTAGTAGGTAGGTAGTAGGTAGGTAGTATTGAATGGAGATTAAATCCTGGCTTACGCCATGGACAACAGATTTCTTCAAATAGAGTActcaaaatgtatgtaaaattgttGCTATGGCAGATAAATATCATTGGATATGTCTCCACCGTTGTTAAGGAGCAAAGACTTCCATCAGAGAAGTTACACTGACGTCGTCTTAAAGCAGGAATAATTCCAGTGTGGAGAAAGACAGAGTGGAAAGGTCGTTCCACaccattatttttctatactgGGACATCTGCTATAACACGTTATGTCACTAGAAATTACTAAATGATCTGTTTATTATTGAGATTATCCATTACTTCCAGCATTTAGCGGGCGTGTAATTGCTTCTACCTAATAATGGGATGATACGCAATGCTTAATTGCTCCTTAATTGAGTATGGTTTCAATAATTGGATAATCACCCAAATTTATTGACTGCGTGCCAATAAATAAGTACGTAGTTctgaaactataatataatctatgctCTACCATCGTAGCTAGCTATTCGGTAAACTGACACCCAAAATGGGAAAAAGGAATATATTGCTCGGATAAATTATGACNNNNNNNNNNNNNNNNNNNNNNNNNNNNNNNNNNNNNNNNNNNNNNNNNNNNNNNNNNNNNNNNNNNNNNNNNNNNNNNNNNNNNNNNNNNNNNNNNNNNNNNNNNNNNNNNNNNNNNNNNNNNNNNNNNNNNNNNNNNNNNNNNNNNNNNNNNNNNNNNNNNNNNNNNNNNNNNNNNNNNNNNNNNNNNNNNNNNNNNNNNNNNNNNNNNNNNNNNNNNNNNNNNNNNNNNNNNNNNNNNNNNNNNNNNNNNNNNNNNNNNNNNNNNNNNNNNNNNNNNNNNNNNNNNNNNNNNNNNNNNNNNNNNNNNNNNNNNNNNNNNNNNNNNNNNNNNNNNNNNNNNNNNNNNNNNNNNNNNNNNNNNNNNNNNNNNNNNNNNNNNNNNNNNNNNNNNNNNNNNNNNNNNNNNNNNNNNNNNNNNNNNNNNNNNNNNNNNNNNNNNNNNNNNNNNNNNNNNNNNNNNNNNNNNNNNNNNNNNNNNNNNNNNNNNNNNNNNNNNNNNNNNNNNNNNNNNNNNNNNNNNNNNNNNNNNNNNNNNNNNNNNNNNNNNNNNNNNNNNNNNNNNNNNNNNNNNNNNNNNNNNNNNNNNNNNNNNNNNNNNNNNNNNNNNNNNNNNNNNNNNNNNNNNNNNNNNNNNNNNNNNNNNNNNNNNNNNNNNNNNNNNNNNNNNNNNNNNNNNNNNNNNNNNNNNNNNNNNNNNNNNNNNNNNNNNNNNNNNNNNNNNNNNNNNNNNNNNNNNNNNNNNNNNNNNNNNNNNNNNNNNNNNNNNNNNNNNNNNNNNNNNNNNNNNNNNNNNNNNNNNNNNNNNNNNNNNNNNNNNNNNNNNNNNNNNNNNNNNNNNNNNNNNNNNNNNNNNNNNNNNNNNNNNNNNNNNNNNNNNNNNNNNNNNNNNNNNNNNNNNNNNNNNNNNNNNNNNNNNNNNNNNNNNNNNNNNNNNNNNNNNNNNNNNNNNNNNNNNNNNNNNNNNNNNNNNNNNNNNNNNNNNNNNNNNNNNNNNNNNtgtgtgtgtgtgtgtgtgtgtgtgtgtgtgtgtgtgtgtgtgtgtgtgtttgagtAAATATTCATCCTTCTTCTTCGTCTTTTTCGAATCTAAGCGATGTACTAAATGCTTGCCTATTATTTGGTACAATATTGCagacaacaattattttttattgccacGAGTTGTTGAATTTGATTGACACGACCATATGGGACGATAAAGTTGCTTCAAGGAGGTCTCTTTTTACGCGCCATGTGATGTTAAatcgtatttaataaaaaaaagcttagTTTAGATTGGATAGTTAGATTGCTGTTgatgtattttaatcaaaacactttttaacaaacaacacAATTTTGCTgatattgcttttaaatatatttttattcgatcaattagatttatataatattagtggtcCGCTCCGGCctcgcccatggtacatttGTAGCCTagagccttcctcaataaatgggctatctaaaactgaaacaatttttcaaaacggaccattGGCTCCTCAGATCAGCGCGTTCAAAGAAAct
It encodes:
- the LOC119840467 gene encoding uncharacterized protein LOC119840467, whose translation is MMLAYNYCVFFMVLSSVHFSITDPCEVFTIKLEEYITDSTTVSLNDTLNIDISSITGACEELFITIASDLPGPDDKNETASIVYRIPKDEPSNVPLIAGIIGGVSIGVIGATAGVLKALTFLKAGTYYLPATNPSDVMQFKDL